The Anabaena sp. PCC 7108 region TATTAAATTTTTACCTCCCTACTCGCCTGATTTATCTCCAATTGAGTTATGTTGGTCAAAATTAAAAGGAATTCTGCGTTCTGCTAAAGCTCGCACATTCGATGCTCTTGATGAAGCTATTACCCTAGCTATTAATGCTATTACTGATGAAAATGCTCTCAACTGGTTTAATCATTG contains the following coding sequences:
- a CDS encoding transposase, producing MKFLPPYSPDLSPIELCWSKLKGILRSAKARTFDALDEAITLAINAITDENALNWFNHCGLFFESI